The Diceros bicornis minor isolate mBicDic1 chromosome 31, mDicBic1.mat.cur, whole genome shotgun sequence genomic sequence CAGCCTGTCTTTGTAtgtatggtaaaatacacataacataaaatttaccattgtaatGATatttaagtgcacaattcagtgacattaagttcATTCACAATATTACCACCACTGCCCATTTCCAGAAACTTGTCATCATCCCCAACAGAATGTCTGTACCCATTACACAGCAAGTAAACCTCTAAAACTCTATCTTCCCAGCCCCAGCCTTTGGAGACTTGTGTTTTCCCATGTCATACTCTTAAGTAGCAGCCTGTAAAGAAGATCCTCCTGTGTGAGACCTTAAGTTTATTAGGTTTATAACAGTGAAACTCATGAATGACCAGCAATTGCCATATATGAAGGGCCATAAGTGGCCAAAGACAGGTCTCAAGGTGACCACCTTGGTGATGCTGGGGGTTCTTGACTCTCATGGGGAGTCTGGTCCTCCTCCCTTTTCACCTGGGGCTGCCCCTGTAGGAGGTTGAGGTGAGAAAATGGGGACTGCATGGGTTCTGTTTGTAGAGATACCAATGTATTTTTCCTGGACTGGGAGCTGGGCATCACTTGCTTTTGAAATCTTCCCAGCTGTTTCTGACACAGAGCCAAGGTTGAGGAACACTGGGTAGGACATTCTTCATCCCCACAGTCAGTGGTGGGAACATCTTTTGCCTTCCTGAAGAATACTAAGGATGAAGAGAGACAAAACAGGTAAACTTTCCAGGACAATGTCACGACCATAGGGCTGATTAATGCATGTAAACTCCTACTGTTTTAGAAATACTAATAATAGTtgataatatttattgttttattttatccatttattcaatttattatcAAACAACTGTAATATGAATATTGTATCACAGAAAGATAAAGTCATAATAGAGGGATGCATATGTCTGTGTGCGTACTTGTTTgcgtctgtgtgtttgtgtgtttatctGCATCTGTGTGCATGTCTGATTGTGCATGgctctgtatgtgtctgtctgtgtgtgtaaaAATGTGTAcctctgtgtgtgtttttgaGTGTAAAATGTCTTTATGTGTATAAAGCTTCTTTTAGCATACCGGTCTCAGAGAGGGCTTCACAGAGGATGAGATGTGAAATATCCTATAGATAAGATGTCAACTGTCCTGTGCAGGGAAGGACATAGAGGCAAAGGGGACACCACAGGCCTGGTGTAAAGGTATAATTCAGTGTGATGCATCGGTGAATGGCATATAGACAAACATGGTTGAACACAGAATCTTTGGTGAGCAGGAAGgtgagatcagatggatgcccagGGATGGGTTCTTGGAAGTCCTAGTATGTAACGCCAGTGGTGGGAATGGATCCTCCAGCAGTGATTTCAAACGAGGTTTCTCAGGCTGTTGCATGAGCTCCATGAATCCTTGTGTCCATCCAACATAGTATGTAGATTGAATATGTAATATGTTTCACAAAGTAGAGACTAATTTAAACATACATATTTCCTGATGTGAATAAAAGTACACTTTTATTGTAAAAGCATTGCTGATAATTGATAATAGTAGATAACTATCTTCTATTTTATCAATCAGAGTtcgtataaatatatttattattatttgagtGTGGGTTTATGATTAATAATAGGTCCTCTTACTTGAAACATTTGGAAACATATTCCAACTGGTAATTCAGGGTTACAGAAATGAGATCAGATCTACATTTACTTTAAAAGCATGACTTGGGCATCAAGGAGGACAATGTACTGCAGGAAGGTATCTCAGAGCCCAGGAGACCATTTAGGAGACTTTCACACAAGCTGGGAAGGACTAGGACTGGACTGTGATGATGGCTGTGGGGATGGAAAGGAGGGGATGCTCAGAATTGATGCTGTGGCAGTGGAGGCAGCAGAACTTAGTGGACTCTTAGATGTTAGGAGGGAAATGAGATGTACTAAGCTCGTAAAAGTCCCCAAAATATCTACACCCTAATCACTGAACCTTGTAATATTATCCTTTCTTGGCAAAAAagggctttgcagatgtgacAAAGTAACAGCTTTTGAGATGGGtagatttttctcagttttctggtGTCCTCTAAAGGCAATCTGATACACTTTGtatgaaggaggcagaggaagatttTACACATTCAGAAGGGGGTTCAATGTGACCTCATGGGGCAGAGATTGGAACAATGTGGACAGAAGACAAGGAATACCATCAGCCACCAAATCTGGAAGCAGCTTTGAGATTTTCACCTTGACTTtccagagggagcgtggccctccTGACACAATGATTTTTGTTGAGTGTTAGAgattttggacttctgtcctCCAAACTTTGAGAAAATAAGCTGATTTAAGCCACTAAATGTGTGGTAGTGTGTTACAGCAGCCactggaaactaacccaaatttTCTGAGTCAGGTGCCTCATGGGTGTTCGGTCCATTAGCCGGGATGGCGGCCCACAGAAAGGAGGAGTAGGTTGTAGGCAGACAGTGAGTTCAATTTTCTATATTCCTTCAGAAATAACTGTAGAGCGCTTGAATGGAGTTGCCCAGATGGCTGCTGGATGCTTGTTTCTGGATATCTTGGGAGAATTTGAGGGAGAAAGTATTAGCCTGAGGTGTTGGTGAGTCGTGTAGACATTGATGAGCCATGTGAGTGAGTGTACAGAGTAAAAAAAGAGTTAACTAAAATAGAACCCTGGATGCTCAGTATTAATTGAGAGGTGGGTGAAAACAGCTTACACTGGACAGTTCATAGGACTGAAACCACAATGTAGGGAAGAGGACCTAGCAGGTTGGTGGTTGTTATGATGAGGCCACAACATTAGTGATGCTGTTGTTTGGGAACCACGTGACTGGGAAGACAGTTAGGCTGCAGGTGTCCCTCAATACAAGACCAGTAGCAggaacattttattgttttttcccttAACCATCCTTTCCACTCATGGCCACATGAACGGGAAATGTGTAAAGTAATGCAGGATGATTCACGACCGAATATTTCCTCTTGTGATCCCTGCAACTCAGGCTGCCACGGGTAACTGGATGTTGAGTCTCTGAAATTTACTAGTGACAACACCCAATGGTCGCTTCATGATGAAAACCACTCAACTCGAGGCCAGAGACTGTTGGATAATGACAAGAGAAGTAGAGAAGTGCAGGGCAAGTGATTTATTGAAGCAAGATGTTGAAACCTTTACATTTTCCAGCGACGATCAGGTGATCATGGAAAGATAGAGGTACTATGAGAGAAAATTTAATAAATCCTTGTAACCACACTTCAACAGTATTTTAgcctgaaataaaaatagaaagaaagaaaagggaggtcagTCATGTTGCTCCTGGAGGCGACAAGTTAACACAGACCAAGATGTCAATGAAATTTCAATGAACAAAAGGCAAATGGAAGATACCAGGCAGACCTCAGTGTGTAGGTGAACTAAATATTATCTGTTACAGTTACAACCAACAATGCAAGTCAGGAAAGAACCATTTCCATAGTCCAGCAAATAAACCCTGAGGTGACCCAAGAGCAGGACTCAGGTTTCTATGGAAGGACGGGGTGAAGGTTTGGACAGAGCATTCCAGGATTTCTTTTCTCTGATGTCCCAGGACAGAGGACTCTACTTTTTCACTCTAAAGGGGACACAGCATTGAGAAATCAGGAGAGGGGTGGGAGAGGACTTGGGAAGTACTGCTTTCAGGAGATTCCAAGCCTTGAGGCGTGGAACTTCAACCTAATGGCACATGTGCTTCTCAACACTGAGAATCCAGTGTCTATGGGACTTTGCAGCTGAACTTCATGAGCTAAATCCAGTGGTAGATGGGCTGAGAGACACCTTTAAATATCTGATTTCTCGATAAAGACATAATTTAAGTGTTTCACCTTCAGATGTGGCTGCAGAAGACATAACAAGGAGGGTCTCTGCCCATTGGCCATGATAAAGAGGAGAGTCATAGGTAAGGAGTGTAAAAGTGGATAGAGGTGCAAGGAGTGGGCCTTGGCTCTTCAGCAGCTGGCAGAGAACCCAGCTAGCCCTGTCCCTCATCCTGGCAGAGGGTGGGAGCtattttcccctctccccctgtCTCCCAATTCAACACTCCCAACACTCCCCATGAGATTCCACAGGGACTGTGTGCACTGGGTGAGGGAACTCACCCTCAGGAAAGCTCCCAGGCAGGGAGGCAGCAGTGCTTTGGCCCTTCAATATCACTGCATGGGACCCCAGGTGTCCTCATCCTCAGGACACTATGGGGAACCTGGCACCCAGGGATGTGATCTGAGAAGGAAGAACATCCCCAGATGCTCTGTGCAGTCGTGGTATAGCTCCGCAGGTGTAATGTTATCATTCACCCTGTGGCCATGGGTCACTGTATCAGAGGTGAGCAGTGAGGCAGGTGCCTCCACCACCCGTGCCCCCCAAGAGCAGcaccccacctcctccctggATGTTCACCTGATCAGAAGCCTTtaagcacaaagaagaaagaaattaccAGTGCTTTTAAAATTAGCAGTCTGTTCCTAAAGGAGATCTTATCTGTGCATCTCTTCATTTCCAACCTGGCATCAACAGCTTCTCTAGGGGCACCAAATCTCGGAAGTTGTAACTTGTAGGTAAGTTCATAGGAGAAGAAGGAGGATACCATATCAGTAACAATGGCTGGACAGACAACTGCATTGGctggagaagaagagaaagaaatacaattgatatAAGGAAAGTTGATTTTTCCTGTGGCTCCTGATATTAGAACTAGACAGGTACCCAGGATTTTATTTTCCCATCTTATCATTGTGCTGATAAGAATGTGAGACCCTCAAGGTCATGGTATCCTTAAGTTCACACtgcaagtggcagagctaagaCTGGACACTAGGTGTCCCGATGTCTCGTTTAGTTTTTATCCTTAGTAAAGTACGCCCACTACTTTCCAAGACTCGCCTGGTTTGCTGAAATTCCCTTTTCCTAgatttcaaaaaattaatttttacctGTCAAAAGAGTGACACCTTATTTTGTCATAGATTTTGGGAAAGAGGAGATTTTAGTAATCAATTTTTCAAGTGAATGGTATAGTCAGATTTTACCAGAGAtcagaaaagggagaagaaatcTGGAGATAAGTAAGTAAACTATTTGTATGTCGGAAGATGCTATTTTCAGACTAAATTAAAGCATAGGGTTATGTCATTGGATGCAGACAGGgctaaaaagttaaaagaagtaAGGTTAATGAGTTTGAATACATTTGAAGTTTATACACAGAATTATGATTGGCTCTTTTATTCTGCAGTGGTGTACAGAATTCCTTGGGGAGAGTGAGAAGCAGGAAGTGTGGCTCATTCCTGACCCCACTGGAATTGTGCTGAGACTTGAGGTAACCACTTTTCCTGGTCTGGATTCTCCATCCCCCCAAGTCTTTGAAACCACCCTGCAGCCCAGGACATACCTTACCAGGCACTGGTCTGACCCCTGGTCAGACATCAAACTATGCAGAGAATTTGGAGAGGGTAAAATCAGAGACTCCACagggaaaggagagaacagtTAGAAAGTCAGATGAAAGAGAAAGACTCAACAAGACTTGGGTCAGTATTGAGGGCATGAAGATATGCAAAAGTAGTGTTGAATAAATGGTTAGaattaatatagaaaaatagaaattgtaGTCCTAATGATTGTACTAGTTCTACTACAATTCCTGGTGATAATCCTAGAAAACTACTCATACTTGTAGACACATTGAGTGCTGCTGATTCACAGAGCCCATTTGAAGATTTATTATTCAGGGTTTCAGAGAACGCCAGCTCTTCTTGAACCGAGAACTTTCCAAAAATCCTTCCAGATTATGAGTCTGAATCTATGATTTAAAAAGCTGTGGACTCAACTGGCAGGTAAAAATCTCTGGAAGGAGGACATCTGATAACTATGAGATGTCTTCTTCATACACAGATCTGGCTCCTGACTCACAACCTCCCACTCCATTGTCATAGCTATCCTTGCTGGTAGCAGTAAAAACAACGATAAGAGGAGAGTTGGAGGATTAAGCATTTTGTTCAAGGTCAAAgcactggtaagtggcagagccatgaTTCACTCCACATCTTATTATGTCCTGCTGCTTCTCAAACACAGGTCAGAGGCAAGGCATGAGGCTTCAGGtggaaaattcttaaaatttgcCTGCAATGATTTTTTGTAAAATTCCAGAGTATGGAGATTTAATAAAATGAGCCCTGGGCTTTTGGGGGACTAGTTCACAAGTAGAGGAAAAGTTTAGATTTTGATTTGTTCACACCCCTAATTAAGTTCACCTAGTTCGGAGAAGGTTACTTCCCAGGGCTGGTGCTGGACTGATTAGAAATGATACTCACCCTCATAGCAGCAAAGGGCCAGAGTGACTAGCAGAACAGAGAGGGACAGCCTCGTGGTGGTTTATTTGCTTTGAGCTTTCAGCTTCAGCAAATGATGAGCAATTAGGAGCTGGACTCAAGAGCCTGGGGAGCCCAGGGCTATTTGTACTTAGAGAGCCTCACTGATCCTGCCCACATGGCACATGGTAACTCACAAGGTCTGGCTTCCAGCCTTCCCTTCGTCATCATGGCTGATTCCAGTCATCTGTATCACACTCTTCAATGATTTGGTCAAAGTTCCCATTTATAGACATTGCTGGCACCATGCACCTCTCCTTTGTAGCAATTACCAAGGTTGTAGCTTTACAAATGTGTAATGAGTTAACAGATGGAAGACCCCCTGGAATTTAGCTCCTTAATTTCAGAACAGTGTCTGGTTTTGCCCATCttttcttagcacagtgcctggcaca encodes the following:
- the LOC131395289 gene encoding secretoglobin family 1D member 2-like, coding for MTGISHDDEGKAGSQTLLSLSVLLVTLALCCYEANAVVCPAIVTDMVSSFFSYELTYKLQLPRFGAPREAVDARLEMKRCTDKISFRNRLLILKALAKILLKCGYKDLLNFLS